In Streptococcus sp. SN-1, a single genomic region encodes these proteins:
- a CDS encoding S1 RNA-binding domain-containing protein, whose translation MKIGDKLKGRITGIQPYGAFVELETGDTGLIHISEIRTGFIENIHEALKVDEEVQVQVVDLDEFTGKASLSIRTLEEEKHQFPRRRRFSSDRFNYGFAPLKRMMPIWTKEALQHLKNQKH comes from the coding sequence ATGAAAATCGGTGATAAACTAAAGGGCCGTATTACAGGGATTCAGCCCTACGGTGCCTTTGTTGAGCTAGAGACGGGTGATACAGGGCTGATTCACATTTCAGAAATTCGGACAGGCTTTATTGAAAATATTCATGAAGCCTTGAAAGTCGATGAAGAGGTTCAAGTTCAAGTAGTGGATTTAGATGAATTTACAGGGAAAGCCAGTCTTTCTATCCGCACTTTAGAGGAAGAAAAGCACCAGTTTCCGAGACGGAGACGCTTTTCAAGCGATCGTTTTAACTATGGCTTTGCTCCTCTCAAACGAATGATGCCAATTTGGACTAAGGAAGCCCTTCAACATTTGAAGAATCAGAAGCACTAG
- a CDS encoding tRNA1(Val) (adenine(37)-N6)-methyltransferase has product MEEEQLLKSGERINQLFSTDIKIIQNREVFSYSVDSVLLSRFPRFPKKGLIVDFCAGNGAVGLFASTRTQAQILAVEIQERLADMAERSVRLNGLEEQMEVICDDLKNMPAYIQGSKVDMILCNPPYFKVDPHSNLNESEHYLLARHEITTNLEEICSSAQSILKSNGRLAMVHRPDRLLDILDTLQRHNLAPKRLQFVYPKKEKEANMLLIEAIKDGSTSGFKVLPPLIVHNDDGSYTTELEEIYYGS; this is encoded by the coding sequence ATGGAAGAAGAACAATTATTAAAATCAGGGGAGCGCATTAACCAGCTCTTTTCGACAGATATTAAAATCATTCAAAATAGAGAGGTTTTTAGCTATTCGGTGGATAGTGTTCTCTTGTCACGCTTTCCACGTTTTCCTAAAAAGGGCTTGATAGTGGATTTCTGCGCTGGAAATGGAGCAGTGGGGCTATTTGCTAGCACTCGGACTCAGGCACAGATTTTGGCTGTTGAGATTCAGGAACGTTTGGCGGATATGGCTGAACGCTCTGTCCGTTTGAATGGTTTGGAAGAACAGATGGAGGTCATCTGTGATGATTTGAAAAATATGCCTGCTTACATCCAGGGAAGTAAGGTGGATATGATTTTGTGTAATCCGCCCTATTTCAAGGTGGATCCTCATTCTAATCTGAACGAGAGTGAACATTATCTCTTGGCTCGACACGAAATCACGACTAATTTGGAAGAAATCTGTAGTAGTGCCCAGAGTATTCTCAAGTCTAATGGACGGTTGGCTATGGTTCATCGTCCTGATCGACTTCTGGATATTTTGGATACGTTACAACGGCATAATCTAGCTCCTAAGCGCCTGCAATTTGTCTATCCCAAAAAGGAAAAGGAAGCCAATATGCTTTTGATTGAGGCTATCAAGGATGGTTCAACAAGCGGCTTTAAGGTATTGCCACCTCTCATTGTTCACAATGATGATGGCTCTTATACGACTGAACTTGAAGAGATTTATTATGGATCATAA
- a CDS encoding GIY-YIG nuclease family protein — protein MDHKAYMYVLECCDGSYYTGYTTDVKRRLAVHNSGKGAKYTRARLPVKLIYAQGFASKEEAMSAEALLKRKKRPQKEQFLSENQDRNLLILNEN, from the coding sequence ATGGATCATAAGGCTTATATGTATGTGCTGGAGTGCTGTGATGGATCCTACTATACAGGCTATACGACTGATGTGAAGAGACGCCTCGCTGTTCATAATAGTGGGAAGGGAGCCAAATATACACGAGCACGCTTGCCAGTCAAACTTATCTATGCTCAAGGTTTTGCCAGTAAGGAAGAAGCCATGTCAGCAGAAGCCCTTCTCAAGCGTAAGAAGCGACCACAGAAGGAGCAATTTTTATCTGAAAATCAAGATAGAAATTTACTTATACTCAATGAAAATTAA
- a CDS encoding manganese-dependent inorganic pyrophosphatase: MSKILVFGHQNPDSDAIGSSVAFAYLAKEAYGLDTEAVALGTPNEETAFVLNYFGVEAPRVITSAKAEGAEQVILTDHNEFQQSVSDIAEVEVYGVVDHHRVANFETASPLYMRLEPVGSASSIVYRMFKEHGVAVPKEIAGLMLSGLISDTLLLKSPTTHPTDKVIAPELAELAGVNLEEYGLAMLKAGTNLASKSAEELIDIDAKTFELNGNNVRVAQVNTVDIAEVLERQAEIEAAMQAANAANGYSDFVLMITDIVNSNSEILALGANMDKVEAAFNFKLENNHAFLAGAVSRKKQVVPQLTESFNS; this comes from the coding sequence ATGTCTAAGATTCTAGTATTTGGTCACCAAAATCCAGACTCAGATGCCATCGGGTCATCTGTAGCCTTTGCCTACCTTGCAAAAGAAGCTTACGGTTTGGATACGGAAGCTGTTGCCCTTGGAACTCCAAATGAAGAAACAGCCTTTGTCTTGAACTATTTTGGTGTGGAAGCACCGCGTGTTATCACTTCTGCTAAAGCAGAAGGCGCAGAGCAAGTTATCCTGACTGACCACAATGAATTCCAACAATCTGTATCAGATATCGCTGAAGTAGAAGTTTATGGTGTTGTAGACCACCACCGTGTGGCTAACTTTGAAACTGCAAGTCCACTTTACATGCGTTTGGAGCCAGTTGGTTCAGCGTCTTCAATCGTTTATCGTATGTTCAAAGAACATGGTGTGGCTGTGCCTAAAGAGATTGCTGGTTTGATGCTTTCAGGTCTGATTTCAGATACCCTTCTTTTGAAATCACCAACAACACATCCAACAGATAAAGTTATTGCTCCTGAATTGGCTGAATTGGCTGGTGTAAACTTGGAAGAGTATGGTTTGGCTATGTTGAAAGCTGGTACAAACTTGGCTAGCAAATCTGCTGAAGAATTGATTGACATCGATGCTAAAACTTTTGAATTGAACGGAAATAATGTCCGTGTTGCTCAAGTAAACACAGTTGACATCGCTGAAGTTTTGGAACGTCAAGCAGAAATTGAAGCTGCAATGCAAGCTGCCAACGCAGCAAACGGTTACTCTGACTTTGTCTTGATGATTACAGATATCGTCAACTCAAACTCAGAAATCTTGGCTCTTGGTGCCAATATGGACAAGGTCGAAGCGGCTTTCAACTTCAAACTTGAAAACAACCATGCTTTCCTTGCTGGTGCCGTTTCACGTAAGAAACAAGTGGTACCTCAATTGACTGAAAGCTTCAATTCTTAA
- a CDS encoding DUF1803 domain-containing protein, whose translation MIQIFNPSRLTRQPFFGELIRYLDQHEDVILREIKAQFPDLAVDKLMEEYIKAGLILRENKRYYLNLPMLESLDSLELDQEIFVSEDSPTYQALLEQGFETELRNQTNAAILVEKTDFARTKMTLSNYFYKIKHQYPLTEKQQELYAILGDVNPEYALKYMTTFLLKFLKKDQLMQKRRDIFVDSLVVLGYIVQNEDGKYKLAIDFDKERLTFYLA comes from the coding sequence ATGATTCAGATTTTTAATCCATCTCGTTTGACGAGACAGCCTTTTTTTGGAGAATTGATCCGCTATCTGGACCAGCATGAGGATGTGATTTTGCGGGAAATCAAGGCTCAATTTCCAGATCTAGCAGTTGATAAACTCATGGAAGAGTATATAAAGGCTGGCTTGATTCTACGAGAAAATAAGCGCTATTATCTTAATCTTCCTATGCTGGAGTCCCTTGATAGTCTCGAACTGGACCAAGAGATTTTTGTCAGCGAAGATAGTCCGACCTATCAAGCCTTGTTAGAGCAGGGGTTTGAGACGGAGTTGCGCAATCAAACCAATGCAGCTATTTTAGTTGAAAAGACGGACTTTGCGCGAACTAAAATGACTCTTTCCAATTATTTCTACAAGATCAAACATCAGTATCCTTTGACAGAAAAACAGCAAGAACTCTATGCCATTTTGGGAGATGTTAATCCTGAGTATGCTCTTAAATATATGACGACTTTTTTGTTGAAATTTCTCAAAAAAGACCAGCTTATGCAGAAACGCCGTGATATCTTTGTGGACAGTTTAGTTGTCCTAGGTTATATTGTCCAAAATGAAGATGGAAAGTATAAGTTGGCTATCGATTTTGATAAGGAAAGATTAACTTTCTACTTGGCGTGA
- a CDS encoding CsbD family protein: MSLENKLEQATGAIKEGFGKVAGDSKTEAEGAVEKTVAKAKEVVEDAKGAVEGAVEGLKNAFK; the protein is encoded by the coding sequence ATGTCACTTGAAAACAAATTGGAACAAGCAACAGGCGCTATCAAAGAAGGATTTGGTAAGGTTGCTGGGGATAGCAAGACTGAAGCAGAAGGCGCTGTAGAAAAGACAGTTGCTAAGGCAAAAGAAGTTGTTGAAGATGCTAAAGGTGCTGTAGAAGGTGCCGTTGAAGGCTTGAAAAACGCTTTTAAATAA
- a CDS encoding UDP-N-acetylmuramoyl-L-alanyl-D-glutamate--L-lysine ligase, producing the protein MIKIETVLDILKKDGLFREIIDQGHYHYNYSHVVFDTICYDSRKAKEKSLFFVKGAAFKKEFLISAISQGLDWYVAEKDYEVGIPAIIVSDIKKAMSLIAMEFYGNPQKKLKLLAFTGTKGKTTAAYFAYNILSQGHRPAMLSTMNTTLDGKTFFKSALTTPESIDLFDMMHQAVQNDRTHLIMEVSSQAYLVKRVYGLTFDVGVFLNISPDHIGPIEHPSFEDYFYHKRLLMENSRAVIINSDMDHFSVLKEQVADQDHDFYGSQSSNQIENSKAFSFSAMGKLAGDYDIQLIGHFNQENAVAAGLACLRLGASLEDIKKGIAATRVPGRMEVLTQENGAKVFIDYAHNGDSLKKLIKVVETHQTGKIALVLGSTGNKGESRRKDFGLLLNQHPEIQVFLTADDPNYEDPMAIADEISSYINHPVEKIADRQEAIRAAMAITNHELDAVIIAGKGADCYQIVQGKKEAYPGDAAVAENYL; encoded by the coding sequence ATGATTAAGATTGAAACCGTATTAGATATTTTAAAGAAAGATGGTCTCTTCCGTGAGATTATCGACCAAGGACATTATCACTACAACTACAGCCATGTCGTATTTGACACCATCTGCTATGACAGCCGCAAGGCTAAAGAAAAGAGCCTCTTTTTCGTCAAGGGTGCTGCCTTTAAGAAGGAATTCCTGATTTCTGCCATCTCTCAAGGGCTCGATTGGTATGTGGCTGAAAAAGACTATGAGGTTGGTATTCCTGCTATCATCGTTAGTGATATCAAGAAAGCCATGAGTTTGATTGCCATGGAGTTTTATGGCAATCCACAGAAAAAACTTAAACTCCTTGCCTTTACTGGTACTAAGGGTAAGACAACAGCAGCCTATTTCGCCTATAACATCTTATCTCAAGGGCATCGACCTGCTATGCTCTCGACCATGAACACAACTCTAGATGGCAAGACTTTCTTTAAGTCTGCATTGACAACCCCTGAGAGTATTGACCTCTTTGATATGATGCATCAAGCTGTGCAAAATGACCGCACCCACCTCATCATGGAAGTCTCCAGTCAAGCCTATCTGGTCAAACGTGTCTATGGTCTAACCTTTGATGTGGGAGTTTTCCTCAATATCAGTCCCGACCATATCGGCCCGATTGAACACCCTAGCTTTGAAGACTACTTCTACCACAAGCGTCTCTTGATGGAAAATAGCCGAGCAGTCATCATTAATAGTGACATGGATCACTTTTCTGTCTTGAAAGAACAAGTGGCAGATCAAGACCATGATTTCTATGGTAGTCAGTCAAGCAACCAAATTGAGAATTCCAAAGCCTTTAGTTTTTCAGCTATGGGTAAACTCGCTGGAGACTATGATATCCAACTGATTGGTCACTTCAACCAAGAAAATGCCGTTGCTGCAGGACTTGCTTGTCTCCGTCTCGGAGCTAGTCTTGAGGACATCAAAAAAGGAATCGCTGCAACCCGTGTTCCTGGTCGTATGGAAGTCCTCACTCAGGAAAACGGAGCCAAGGTCTTCATCGACTACGCCCACAATGGTGACAGTCTCAAAAAACTCATCAAGGTTGTAGAGACTCATCAAACTGGAAAAATTGCTCTGGTTCTGGGTTCAACAGGAAATAAGGGAGAAAGTCGTCGTAAGGACTTTGGCCTTCTCCTCAATCAACATCCTGAGATTCAAGTCTTTTTGACTGCTGATGACCCCAACTATGAGGACCCAATGGCCATTGCAGATGAAATCAGTAGCTACATCAATCATCCTGTTGAAAAAATTGCGGATCGCCAAGAAGCCATCAGGGCAGCTATGGCTATCACAAATCACGAATTAGATGCTGTCATTATTGCTGGTAAGGGAGCTGATTGCTACCAAATCGTTCAAGGCAAGAAAGAAGCCTATCCAGGAGATGCAGCCGTCGCAGAAAATTATTTATAA
- a CDS encoding polysaccharide biosynthesis protein — MSHENNHQQAQMLRGTAWLTASNFISRLLGAIYIIPWYIWMGSYAATANGLFTMGYNIYAWFLLVSTAGIPVAVAKQVAKYNTMREEEHSFALIRSFLGFMTGLGLVFALILYVFAPWLADLSGVGKDLIPIMQSLAWAVLIFPSMSVIRGFFQGMNNLKPYAMSQIAEQVIRVIWMLLATFIIMKIGSGDYLAAVTQSTFAAFVGMVASFGVLIYFLAKEGLLKRVLETGDKINSKRLLADTIKEAIPFILTGSAIQLFQILDQMTFINSMSWFTNYSNEDLVVMFSYFSANPNKITMILISVGVSIGSVGLPLLTENYVKGDLKAASRLVQDSITMLFLFLLPATVGVVMVGEPLYTVFYGKPDSLAMGLFVFAVLQSTILGLYMVLSPMLQAMFHNRKAVLYFIYGSIAKLVLQLPTIALFHSYGPLISTTIGLIIPNVLMYRDICQVTGVKRKVILKRTILISLLTLFMFLVVGTLQWILGFVFQPSGRLWSFLYVALVGAMGGGVYGFLSLRTRLLDKVIGKAQADRLRIKLKLT; from the coding sequence ATGTCGCACGAAAACAATCACCAGCAGGCCCAGATGTTACGGGGGACTGCTTGGCTAACGGCTAGTAATTTTATCAGTCGCCTACTCGGGGCTATTTATATTATCCCATGGTACATCTGGATGGGGTCTTATGCAGCTACGGCCAATGGTCTTTTTACCATGGGCTACAATATCTATGCCTGGTTTTTGCTGGTTTCAACAGCAGGGATTCCAGTTGCGGTGGCCAAGCAAGTTGCCAAGTACAATACCATGCGAGAAGAAGAGCATAGCTTTGCCCTGATTCGGAGCTTTTTAGGTTTTATGACAGGACTAGGTTTGGTTTTTGCTTTAATCTTGTATGTCTTTGCTCCTTGGCTAGCAGACTTATCTGGCGTGGGCAAAGACTTAATCCCAATCATGCAGAGCTTGGCTTGGGCGGTCTTGATTTTCCCATCTATGAGTGTTATCCGAGGTTTCTTCCAAGGGATGAATAACCTGAAACCTTATGCCATGAGCCAAATCGCCGAGCAGGTCATTCGTGTTATCTGGATGCTTTTAGCTACCTTTATCATTATGAAGATTGGTTCAGGAGATTATCTAGCAGCGGTTACCCAATCCACCTTTGCTGCCTTTGTCGGCATGGTAGCCAGTTTTGGAGTTTTGATTTATTTCCTTGCCAAAGAAGGATTACTCAAAAGAGTCCTTGAAACAGGAGATAAGATCAACAGCAAGCGTCTTTTGGCCGATACCATTAAGGAAGCCATTCCTTTCATCCTGACAGGGTCTGCCATCCAGCTTTTCCAAATCTTGGATCAGATGACCTTTATCAATAGTATGAGCTGGTTTACCAACTATAGTAATGAAGACTTGGTTGTCATGTTTTCTTATTTCTCAGCCAATCCGAATAAAATTACTATGATTTTGATTTCTGTTGGGGTTTCGATTGGGAGTGTTGGTTTGCCGCTTTTGACTGAAAACTATGTCAAGGGAGACTTGAAGGCGGCTTCTCGTCTGGTTCAGGACAGCATCACCATGCTTTTCTTATTCCTGCTACCAGCAACGGTTGGAGTGGTCATGGTAGGGGAACCTCTTTATACAGTCTTTTATGGCAAGCCAGATAGTTTGGCTATGGGCTTGTTTGTCTTTGCAGTTTTGCAGTCTACTATTTTAGGCTTGTACATGGTCTTGTCTCCAATGCTTCAGGCCATGTTCCACAATCGCAAGGCAGTTCTCTATTTTATCTATGGTTCTATTGCCAAGCTAGTTTTGCAACTTCCAACCATCGCTCTCTTCCATAGTTACGGACCCTTGATTTCCACTACAATCGGTCTCATTATTCCTAATGTCTTGATGTATCGGGACATTTGTCAAGTAACTGGTGTTAAGCGTAAGGTGATTTTGAAGAGAACCATTTTAATCAGTTTGTTAACTCTTTTCATGTTTCTAGTAGTTGGGACATTGCAGTGGATTTTAGGATTTGTCTTCCAACCAAGTGGACGTTTGTGGAGTTTCCTATACGTAGCCCTTGTTGGTGCCATGGGTGGCGGTGTTTATGGATTCTTGAGTCTCCGTACCCGTTTATTGGATAAGGTGATTGGAAAAGCCCAAGCAGATCGCTTACGAATCAAATTAAAGTTAACTTAA
- a CDS encoding peptide ABC transporter substrate-binding protein: protein MKKSKAKYATLAGVVLSAGILLSACGNSSTGSKTYNYVYASDPSSFNYLAENRATTNDIITNLVDGLMENDQYGNYVPSLAEDWSVSKDGLTYTYKLRKEAKWYTSEGEEYAPVTAKDFVTGLQYAADKKSEALYLVQESVVGLDDYINGKTKDFSTVGVKAIDDQTVQYTLTRPEPYWNSKTTSTILFPLNADFLKSKGDDFGKVDPSSILYNGPFLMKSFVSKSVIEFKKNPNYWDAKNVFVDDVKLAYFDGSDQDALARNFVEGAYSYARLYPNSSSFEGIKEKNKDNIVYSLQDATSYFLNFNLDRKSYKFTAKTSDAEKKSTQEAVLNKNFRQAINFAYDRTAYGAQSQGEDGATKILRNLVVPPNFVSINGKDFGEVVASKMVNYGKEWQGINFADAQDPYYNPEKAKAKFAEAKKELQAKGVQFPIHLDKSVDLTNKAEIQGINSMKQSIESVLGADNVVIDVHQLSTEDFDNTSYLAQTAAQKDYDLYNGGWSADYQDPSSYLEIFNVKSGGVLQNLGLEPGEVNDKAKAVGLDTYTQMLEDANKEQDPAKRYEKYAEAQAWLVDSSLAIPNVSLGGTPTLRKTVPFSSPFSLAGNKGVESYKYLKLQDKTVTKDEYEKAKEKWMKEKEESNKKAQEELAKHVK from the coding sequence ATGAAAAAGTCTAAGGCCAAGTATGCAACACTTGCAGGTGTCGTGTTAAGTGCAGGTATTTTGTTAAGTGCCTGTGGAAATTCTAGCACAGGGTCAAAAACATATAATTATGTCTATGCTAGTGATCCATCTAGTTTTAATTATTTAGCAGAAAATCGTGCGACAACTAATGATATTATCACTAATCTAGTTGATGGTCTCATGGAAAATGATCAATATGGGAATTATGTTCCATCCTTGGCAGAGGATTGGAGTGTTTCTAAGGACGGTTTGACTTATACCTACAAACTTCGTAAGGAAGCGAAATGGTATACCTCTGAAGGTGAAGAATATGCCCCAGTAACTGCCAAAGACTTCGTAACTGGTCTTCAGTATGCTGCTGATAAAAAATCAGAAGCCTTGTACCTAGTACAAGAATCCGTTGTAGGTTTGGATGACTACATTAACGGTAAAACGAAAGACTTTTCAACTGTAGGTGTAAAGGCTATTGACGACCAAACGGTTCAATATACTTTGACTCGCCCAGAACCTTACTGGAATTCAAAAACAACTTCAACAATTCTCTTTCCTCTTAATGCGGATTTCTTGAAATCTAAAGGGGATGATTTTGGCAAGGTGGATCCATCTAGCATTTTGTACAATGGTCCTTTCTTAATGAAATCCTTTGTTTCAAAATCTGTTATTGAATTCAAGAAAAATCCGAATTACTGGGATGCCAAGAATGTCTTTGTAGATGATGTGAAATTGGCTTACTTTGATGGTAGTGATCAAGATGCACTAGCACGTAACTTTGTGGAGGGTGCCTATAGTTATGCTCGTCTCTATCCAAATAGCTCAAGTTTTGAAGGGATTAAAGAGAAGAACAAGGACAATATCGTATATAGTCTTCAAGATGCGACATCTTATTTCTTAAACTTTAACTTAGATAGAAAATCTTATAAATTCACTGCTAAGACGAGTGATGCTGAAAAGAAATCGACTCAAGAAGCCGTTCTTAATAAGAACTTCCGTCAAGCTATTAACTTTGCCTATGACCGTACAGCCTATGGTGCTCAATCTCAAGGTGAAGATGGTGCTACTAAGATTTTACGTAATTTGGTTGTTCCACCAAACTTCGTAAGTATCAACGGAAAAGACTTTGGTGAAGTAGTAGCCTCTAAGATGGTCAATTATGGTAAAGAATGGCAAGGAATCAACTTTGCTGATGCTCAAGATCCATACTACAATCCAGAAAAAGCCAAGGCTAAATTTGCCGAAGCTAAGAAAGAACTCCAAGCTAAAGGAGTCCAATTCCCTATCCACTTAGATAAATCTGTAGATTTGACCAATAAGGCAGAAATTCAAGGAATTAATTCCATGAAACAATCGATTGAATCTGTCTTGGGGGCTGATAATGTTGTGATTGATGTTCACCAACTCTCTACTGAAGACTTTGATAATACAAGCTATTTGGCTCAGACTGCAGCTCAGAAAGATTACGATTTATACAATGGTGGTTGGAGTGCAGACTACCAAGACCCATCAAGTTATCTTGAAATCTTTAATGTGAAAAGTGGTGGAGTTCTACAAAACTTAGGTCTAGAGCCTGGAGAAGTAAATGACAAGGCTAAGGCAGTTGGACTAGATACTTACACTCAGATGTTAGAAGATGCTAATAAAGAGCAAGATCCAGCAAAACGTTATGAAAAATACGCTGAGGCTCAAGCTTGGTTGGTAGATAGCTCACTAGCAATTCCAAACGTATCACTTGGTGGTACACCAACTTTGAGAAAAACAGTTCCTTTCTCTAGCCCATTCTCATTGGCGGGTAATAAAGGGGTCGAATCATACAAGTATCTCAAATTACAAGATAAGACAGTCACAAAAGACGAGTATGAAAAAGCCAAAGAAAAATGGATGAAGGAAAAAGAAGAGTCCAATAAAAAAGCCCAAGAAGAATTGGCAAAACATGTCAAATAA
- a CDS encoding cystathionine gamma-synthase yields MSKELHINTILAQAGIKSDEATGALVTPLHFSTTYQHPEFGQSTGFDYTRTKNPTRSKAEEVLAAIESADYALATSSGMSAIVLAFSVFPVGSKVLAVRDLYGGSFRWFNQVEQEGRFHFTYANTEEELIAELEKDVDVLYIETPTNPLMLEFDIEKLAKLAHDKGAKVVVDNTFYSPIYQRPIEDGADIVLHSATKYLAGHNDVLAGVVVTNSVELYEKLFYNLNTTGAVLSPFDSYQLIRGLKTLSLRMERSTANAQEVVAFLKDSPAVKEVLYTGSGGMISFKVADETRIPHILNSLKVFSFAESLGGVESLITYPTTQTHADIPAEVRHSYGLTDDLLRLSIGIEDARDLIADLRQALEG; encoded by the coding sequence ATGAGCAAGGAATTACACATTAACACAATTTTAGCCCAGGCGGGTATTAAGTCAGACGAAGCGACAGGAGCCTTGGTGACACCGCTTCATTTTTCAACGACCTATCAGCATCCAGAGTTTGGTCAATCTACTGGATTTGACTATACGCGCACCAAAAACCCAACTCGTAGTAAGGCGGAAGAAGTCTTGGCGGCTATTGAGTCAGCAGACTATGCTCTAGCGACTAGCTCAGGGATGTCAGCTATTGTACTGGCCTTTAGCGTCTTTCCAGTAGGAAGTAAGGTCTTGGCAGTGCGTGATCTTTACGGTGGTTCTTTCCGCTGGTTCAATCAAGTGGAGCAGGAAGGTCGTTTCCATTTCACCTATGCCAATACAGAAGAAGAATTGATTGCGGAGTTAGAAAAAGATGTGGATGTTCTCTATATCGAAACCCCAACCAATCCCTTGATGTTGGAATTTGACATCGAAAAGCTAGCAAAATTGGCTCATGATAAGGGTGCCAAAGTGGTGGTGGACAATACCTTTTACAGTCCTATCTACCAACGTCCGATTGAAGATGGAGCGGATATCGTTCTTCATTCAGCAACCAAGTATCTGGCAGGCCACAATGATGTCTTGGCTGGAGTGGTTGTGACCAATAGTGTAGAACTATACGAAAAGCTTTTCTACAATCTCAATACGACAGGGGCAGTCTTGTCTCCATTTGACAGTTATCAATTGATTCGTGGTCTCAAGACCTTGTCTCTTCGTATGGAGCGCTCAACAGCCAATGCCCAAGAAGTGGTTGCCTTTTTGAAGGATTCTCCAGCAGTTAAGGAAGTTCTCTACACTGGTAGTGGAGGCATGATTTCCTTTAAAGTAGCCGATGAAACACGCATTCCTCATATTTTGAACAGTCTCAAGGTCTTCTCTTTTGCGGAAAGTTTGGGTGGGGTAGAAAGTCTCATTACTTATCCAACGACGCAAACTCACGCTGATATTCCAGCAGAAGTGCGTCATTCTTATGGTTTGACAGATGACCTCTTGCGCTTGTCAATTGGGATTGAGGATGCTAGAGATTTGATTGCAGATTTGCGTCAAGCCTTAGAAGGATAA
- a CDS encoding MalY/PatB family protein: MGKYDFTTLPNRLGHHTYKWKEAETDSEVLPAWIADMDFVVLPEIRQAVQTYADQLVYGYTYASEELIKEVQKWEATQHGYHFDKEALVFIEGVVPAISTAIQAFTKEGEAVLINTPVYPPFARSVKLNNRRLITNSLVEKDGLFEIDFDQLEKDLVEEEVKLYILCNPHNPGGRVWEKEVLEKIGQLCQKHGVLLVSDEIHQDLALFGHKHHSFNTINPAFKELAIVLSSATKTFNIAGTKNSYAVIENPKLRLAYQKRQLANNQHEISGLGYLATEAAYRYGKDWLEELKQVFEDHINYVVDLFGKETKIKVMKPQGTYLIWLDFSAYDLTDERLQELLRNEAKVILNRGLDFGEEGSLHARLNVAMPKSLLQEVCQRIVTTFAKL; encoded by the coding sequence ATGGGGAAATATGATTTTACAACTCTGCCCAATCGTTTAGGGCACCATACCTATAAATGGAAAGAGGCAGAAACGGATAGTGAAGTCCTACCGGCTTGGATAGCGGATATGGACTTTGTAGTCTTGCCTGAAATCCGCCAAGCTGTGCAGACTTACGCTGATCAATTGGTCTATGGCTATACCTATGCCAGTGAAGAGTTAATTAAGGAAGTTCAAAAGTGGGAAGCTACACAACACGGCTACCACTTTGACAAAGAGGCTCTTGTCTTTATCGAGGGTGTGGTACCAGCCATCTCAACAGCTATTCAAGCCTTTACAAAAGAAGGCGAAGCGGTTCTGATTAACACACCTGTCTATCCCCCCTTTGCTCGCAGTGTCAAGTTGAACAACCGTAGATTGATTACCAATTCTTTGGTGGAAAAGGATGGTCTGTTTGAGATTGACTTTGATCAACTTGAAAAGGATTTGGTGGAAGAGGAGGTCAAACTCTATATTCTTTGCAACCCTCACAATCCTGGTGGACGTGTTTGGGAAAAAGAAGTGTTGGAGAAGATTGGCCAACTATGCCAAAAACACGGTGTTTTGCTAGTTTCAGATGAAATTCACCAAGATTTGGCCCTCTTTGGTCATAAGCACCATTCCTTCAATACCATCAATCCTGCCTTCAAAGAATTGGCTATCGTCTTGAGCAGTGCCACTAAAACTTTTAATATTGCTGGGACAAAAAATTCCTATGCAGTCATTGAAAATCCTAAGTTGAGACTGGCTTACCAGAAACGCCAGTTGGCCAATAACCAGCATGAAATTTCAGGCTTGGGTTATTTGGCGACAGAAGCTGCCTATCGATACGGTAAAGATTGGTTAGAGGAACTCAAGCAAGTCTTTGAAGACCATATCAATTATGTGGTAGATTTATTTGGAAAAGAGACTAAAATCAAGGTCATGAAACCGCAAGGAACCTACTTGATTTGGCTTGATTTTTCAGCCTATGATCTGACTGATGAAAGATTGCAAGAGCTGTTGAGAAATGAAGCTAAGGTTATCCTCAACCGTGGTTTGGATTTTGGGGAGGAAGGAAGTCTCCATGCCCGCCTCAATGTAGCTATGCCTAAATCTCTGCTGCAAGAAGTTTGTCAGCGGATTGTGACAACTTTTGCTAAACTTTAA